From the Candidatus Pantoea soli genome, one window contains:
- the mqo gene encoding malate dehydrogenase (quinone) encodes MNQTKKWVSALSLTALLVSSAVHAENAPEKTDVLLIGGGIMSASLGTWLQELQPGWKQLMVERLDGVALESSNGWNNAGTGHSANMELNYTPERADGSIDVSKALEINEAFMITRQFLTSQVQRGVLHDPRSFINSTPHMSFVWGDKNVEYLTKRYAALQKTTLFQGMKFSTDHKQIEQWAPLVMEGRDPNQKVAATWTPVGTDVNYGEITRQLIGSLKKDQNFTLETSSEVTDFKRNSDNSWHVTIKDVKTGADREVDAKYVFIGAGGAAIKLLQKTGIPEADNYGGFPVGGSFLMTENPEITSRHLQKVYGQASVGAPPMSVPHIDARNLDGKKVVLFGPFATFSTKYLKNGSLFDLLSATTTSNIMPMTHVGIDNFDLVKYLIGQVMLSDDDRFAALKEYYPNARKEDWKLIQAGQRVQIIKKDAEKGGVLKLGTEIVTDQQKTVAALLGASPGASTAAPITLNVMQKLFPEQFASPEWQQKIRTIVPSFGQKLNGNTALTQQVWDNTASVLQLTKPPVINMGDQQDAPAQTKPRAESAKQDMAL; translated from the coding sequence ATGAATCAGACCAAAAAATGGGTGTCCGCACTTTCGCTGACGGCACTGCTTGTTTCTTCAGCGGTTCACGCTGAAAACGCACCAGAAAAAACCGACGTGCTGCTGATTGGCGGCGGTATTATGAGCGCCTCGCTTGGCACCTGGCTGCAGGAACTGCAACCGGGCTGGAAACAGCTGATGGTTGAGCGTCTGGACGGCGTCGCGCTGGAATCTTCCAATGGCTGGAACAATGCGGGTACCGGTCACTCGGCCAACATGGAGCTGAACTACACGCCAGAGCGTGCAGACGGTTCCATTGATGTCAGCAAAGCGCTGGAAATCAACGAAGCCTTCATGATTACGCGCCAGTTCCTGACCAGCCAGGTTCAGCGTGGCGTGCTGCATGACCCGCGCTCCTTTATCAATTCCACCCCGCACATGAGTTTTGTCTGGGGCGATAAAAACGTTGAATACCTGACCAAACGCTACGCTGCGCTGCAGAAAACCACCCTGTTCCAGGGCATGAAGTTCTCTACCGATCACAAGCAGATCGAGCAGTGGGCACCGCTGGTAATGGAAGGCCGCGATCCAAACCAGAAAGTCGCCGCGACCTGGACACCGGTCGGCACCGATGTGAACTACGGTGAAATTACCCGTCAGCTGATCGGCAGCCTGAAAAAAGATCAGAACTTTACGCTGGAAACCTCGTCAGAAGTTACTGACTTCAAGCGCAACAGCGACAATTCGTGGCACGTCACGATTAAAGATGTGAAAACCGGCGCGGATCGCGAAGTGGACGCAAAATATGTGTTCATCGGTGCTGGCGGTGCAGCCATCAAACTGCTGCAGAAAACCGGCATTCCTGAAGCGGACAACTACGGCGGCTTCCCGGTCGGCGGCTCCTTCCTGATGACCGAGAACCCGGAAATCACCAGCCGTCACCTGCAGAAAGTGTACGGTCAGGCTTCCGTCGGCGCGCCACCGATGTCGGTTCCGCACATCGATGCGCGTAACCTCGACGGTAAAAAAGTGGTACTGTTCGGGCCGTTCGCGACCTTCTCCACCAAATACCTGAAAAACGGTTCGCTGTTTGATCTGCTGAGCGCGACCACCACCAGCAACATCATGCCGATGACGCACGTGGGTATTGATAACTTTGACCTGGTGAAATACCTGATCGGTCAGGTGATGCTGAGCGACGATGACCGCTTTGCGGCGCTGAAAGAGTATTATCCGAACGCGCGTAAAGAGGACTGGAAACTGATTCAGGCTGGTCAGCGCGTACAGATCATCAAAAAAGACGCTGAGAAAGGTGGCGTGCTGAAACTGGGCACCGAAATCGTGACCGATCAGCAGAAAACCGTGGCAGCCCTGCTGGGTGCGTCACCGGGTGCGTCAACGGCCGCGCCCATCACCCTCAATGTGATGCAGAAGCTGTTCCCGGAGCAGTTTGCGTCGCCGGAATGGCAGCAGAAGATTCGCACCATCGTGCCCAGCTTTGGTCAGAAGCTGAACGGTAACACCGCGCTGACCCAGCAGGTATGGGATAACACCGCATCGGTGCTGCAGCTGACCAAACCGCCGGTTATCAACATGGGCGATCAGCAGGACGCACCGGCGCAGACGAAGCCGCGCGCTGAGTCAGCCAAACAGGATATGGCGCTGTAA